TTAGTCAGTCAAATGTCAGTAAAGGTGTTTTAATGTATGTATTGTTCACAGGTCATGGAGATTCATCAGTCTGCTGTGATTCTGTTGCTGATTCTGAGTGTTTCATCCTTCACTCACGGACAACCAGACAATATAAAGCCCCGCTATATAAAATTCCTCAATCAGCATTACGGTCCTAGTATGACTGAGCAGAAGTGTACCAGTGAAATCAGAAAGAGAGATATCACTGGAAATGATGATGGCTGCAAACCTGTCAACACCTTCATACAAGCGAATTCAAATGATATCAGAGCAGTTTGTGGCAGAGGAGGAACTCCACAGGGAGGGAACCTGTTTAAGAGCAACCAGCCTTTTCCGGTGATCACATGTAATTTACAAAGTGGGCAGAGACCCCCAAGATGTGAATATAGGGGGAAGAGGTCCACTCGTTACATAGTGTTGGGGTGTGCAGAAGGCTGGCCTGTACATTATGAAGAAGGCATACCTGATACGAAGAAGACAGGCTGAAAAGAGCCTCATGGagctttaatgttaaaaataatttttttaagttaattttcTGCACTTCTTCATGCAAGTCTCTGTGTGTAATCGTTCTTATGTGCACGAATCAGCTAGTGTAATGAACCTTTAATCACTCTGTTAACACTTTTAATGAAAGTAGTGAATGAGCGAAAACAGATGAGGGAAGAAAGATGCAGATGTTTTTCTACCTATCTGTAATCTTCAATAAAACTTCTCTACTACCCATAAACTTGTCTGATTGATTGTCTTGCATCTCAACAAGACTAGTTTTAAGGAAAAATACCCATTTATTTCAATACCTTCATGATATAGGAATGAAAAAGTCCAAACATGGTCATCTTGGGGCTCCACACATATACATAGTGTACATTAAAAAACAGTTGTGTGATGAAACTTGTTTTACTTGTTTATTACTTGCtacttgtttatttgttttgtttttatacactatagtcaacatttgaagtggatcaaaagtTTAATCAAAgctgtcctaaaaccttcttctttggacaacttagttcttaggacaactttgatgaacttttttgatcctcttcaaatgttgactactgtacttCATAACATTAGCTCATAGACATTTCTATCAATCTGTGATATTTTACAGATAAATGTAGATCAGTAAACTGAGGCCATGAggccttcacatgtcactttcactttcacttttcaACACGGTGTACGTTGTGGCCATCTAGTGGTCATAAAGATGAATAGCACCCAAACTGCTGTGTTTTTCTTTCAACCTGGttataaattagattttattgtACATAAATAATGGTTATTGACAAAGTGATGAATTTGTGTTAGTGAACTGACACTAAAGAAAATTAAACATAGATGCATAATCTGCGATCTGTCTATTCAAGCTCTAACCAGTCCGTTGACTGTTATTTCATAAGCAAAGTTTATTTGGGCtttataggctatataaattacaatattgaaacacattataatgcattataatgtataatgtataatatagtacattataatgcattataatgtacTATAATGTAAGTTAAAAGGTGCTGGGATTTGCTTTTGAATCAGAAATAGTCTGAAATAGTCATGATTTTGCTGGGACGAAAGAAGCTTCAGAGGTTATTGATCATATGCTTTTGGCAAAACAAATAAAGATCAACAAGACAAGGTCACGCTGTGTAAACATAAACCTAAAGTCTTTCATTTTGCAGTCTTTGTTTATGATTTTTACCTCTCTTTATTCTCATCTGTGGttcaaatattcagtgttggttctgggaacataaaaaatgtccagttttcttGATGTTACAGGAATGTTTTTATGAGGTATAATGTTCCTCAAAtgttctttcaacttaattttgatttaaaattcaacattccaagaacatgaaattgtctagtttccttaatgttagtagaatgttatttaaaggttagtatgatgttcctgaaacattctttcaatcattcaaacacctgctgtatgcaaacactgaaagaaagagaaataagaactGTAAGATAAATCTAATCAGACTTTTCTTTCTCTGTTCTCCCTGTTTTCTCTCTCCTGGTCTTTAAGGCTGCAACGGTGAATGGAGAAGAGTTGTTATTGTTTCATAACACAAATGTACactatgtatatgtgtgtgtgtttcttggaAAGCAGCCAAGAAAGGGTCCCTGCTTTTTGTATTGAATAATAGATAAGGTCTTCCTGGAGCCCCAAGTTGACCGTGTTTGGACTTGTTTTTCTGTATGTACCACATTCCTATCATGAAGGTATAGTCTCATTGGACAGTTGCTACACCACCCCTTGAACATGTGTAAAAGCCATGTACAGAAGTAATATTGAGAGAAGGTTTTGTGAAAGGATTGGCTTCATGTTCATGACTCTTTCCCATAGGCCTATGCATTCAATGAGTGCACTGATAAAGCAGATCAACACATCTGTTTTAGTAACAGACAAATTACTGCATTAAAGTGgtttaaaaaactgttttttttgtttttgtttttgtaatttctgACTTTACTGCATTACTGCAAAGTACAAATCTCAACCAATGTGATAAAGGTCATTTGTAACACCACTGTTGCATTTTAGAAGCTGAATGTTGATGTctgtgaatgaataaataacacTGTTATTGTTAACTTTAAAACATGTCTTTTGTCATTCATACACTCACAGACATCACCATTCAGCAtaaaaaacacaacaatggtGAGCTGCTTCATGCCAGcatacaaaatgcattcatggctcccagcatgcattgcggcatgaataaattatgcagctgaattaTTTTTCTATTGTCACACTTGTTGAGGTTTGAATGATGAGTGCTGATGTCTAAGTGTGTCGTATTTAGTATTTGTCAATCTTGAAAATGTACTAAAGCACTTCAGTTTTACATCATGTCATTTgagttcattatttttttttcaaattacaCTCCAATTCTAAATTTAAGCAATGCAGTCATATTGATCCTCTTTATCAAtgcataaatatttttgaaaaaaacatgcaatttgCTGATAAAGAAGCAACTCaacaaaagtcaagggtcaagagctcaactaaagcaaacactgatctcAATTATGGTGACCTCAAactaaacattttcaataacaCTTCatcatctaaacctctggtaattctcagtaagatcttctgtagacgtgtgacagaaataaagtcagtctggttagtaataagtgaagctggtaatgctgtttgtggagttgttgaatccgatcttcagagatttcatgtcttttatcttcagttcatctaaggctgtggctgaagaaagttgtagtttgtgttcttatttctctttctttcagtgtttgttcacagcaggtgtttgaatgattgaaagaatgtttcaggaacatcatactaacctttaaataacattctactaacattaaggaaatttgacattttcatgttcttggaatgttacaaatcaacattCCTACAATGTggaattttaaatcaaaattaaattgaaagaACGTTTGAGGAACATCATTCCTTATAAAAACGTTCCTGGAACGTCAAGAAAACTGGATGTttttaatgttcccagaaccaacactgaatatttagagaacgttcgtataacaaaattctgttagaTAGATATATTTTTGTACGTTTTTAAGATCTGAGTTGTTTGTCACTGGTTTTTGAGATCAACAAATCATCAATAAACCAACATTTATGAACAGGATTGTTTAAAGACAATTTTTCAAGTGGTACTGTGGTATATCACACCACTGtgtcaaaaaaacatttgaaatgtgctttttattttacCATCTTCTACATCTCATTTCTGATCTGCTTTGTGTGTCTAATCATTTGACTCTTAATACATTGCCCACACTCTTACATTCACTGTGAAAGACACAAACAGACAATTCACATGCTAGCGACACTTCAGTTTGGTCATATGTGCTACTTGATCTGACAACCACCGATTTAGAGCAAAACAATCAAATCAACGTGTGCATCACGACAGGATATTTTAGATCATTTAAAAACCCAGCCAAAGGAGTTCAGGTGTGGTAGAAACTCAAAACATCATTACTGCTTTCCTTcttaaatatttgcaaataacAAATAAGAGTGATAGAATTCCTGTCAAACAGTTACATTGGCCAAGGGCATGTTTGCACTGGCCAGTGTTCAAAGATCACGTTAGGTTTGCAATAAAAACTCCAGCGATACTGACGGACAGCAGTGAAGTCTAAACTCGTGTTTGGAGCAAATTTCGTCAGTATTTTGTGGAGTTTGTTCATTACCAAGCTGCTTACTCTAAAGCCTTCAGGCAAAAGAAGACAACTGTTGGAACAAAATACTAATTTACTCAGAACAACAAGGTAAGAACTTTAGAACTTTACTCTGGAATTATAAGACTGGAACTGGAACGGTCTATGTACAAAAACATGCATAACTGGTTTAACGTAAAGTAACTAAGATATGTGCAAGTAAAAATAAAGGAAGGGTCTCTTCAGTATGTTCTTAATTAATCATATCTAAACTGCTTTAGTCAGTCAAATGTCAGTAAAGGTGCTTTAATGTATGTATTGTTCACAGGTCATGGAGATTCATCAGTCTGCTGTGATTCTGTTGCTGATCTTCAGTGTTTCATCCTTCACTCACGGACAACCACCAGCACATATAAAGCCCCGCTATGAAAAATTCCTCAAACAGCATTACAATCCTGATATGACCGTGCAGAAGTGTGACACTGTAATCCGTGCAAATAGAGATTTTATTCACAGTGAAACTGAAAATGGCTGCAAAAAAATCAACTCCTTCATACAAGCAAATTCAAATGATATTAAAGCAGTTTGTGGAAGAGCAGGAAAACCGTACCACAATATGGTTGCGAGCACCAAGCCTTTTTCTGTGGTCACCTGCAAATTACACAGCGGGGATACACACCCAAACTGTAAATACAGAGGGGTCCGGGACACTCGTTATATAGTGTTGGCGTGTGAACATGGCTGGCCTGTACATTATGATGAAGGCATATATAAGCCTAATGGAAGCTAAATACACGCTTAATAGAGCCTTGCAGTGCTTCACAATATATTTCTAATCATTTGTTCACTTCTCCTTTTTAGTCATTCTTTGTTTTtgaagtgcaaaaaaaaaaaaaaaaaaagaaatcagtgAGTCCTCATTTAGAGGTTAACATGCTGTCAGTAGTTTTTAACCAGTTCTTCACGTGTGCTGTAAACATGACAAACACAGTTTGAGAACAAAGTCTATCAATGACGCACAGCTGTGAACATGAACACAATACATTCATACATGTACTTAAGCATAATTAAGCAAAattaaaaaacgtttttatttccttttaacAGCATAATTTCAAGTTTAAGTTAAAAGGAAATGTACTTTTCTGTCTTTATGAAACTCTGATATGAATGAGAATATTGTCACTGTCTCTCATCATTTACCTCGagtataatgttaaaaataactgTACAGTATTTCCTTAAGTTTATGGTATATTCTGCACATCTTCATGCATGTCTCTGTGTCTATCACTCTGTTAATACTTTCTGAGCATTAAAAGCTTTTTTAATGGGAGTAGTGAATGAGCAAAAACAGATGAGGGAAGAAAGATGCAGATGTTTTTCCACCCGTCTGTAATCCTCAATAAAACTTCTCTACTACCCTTAAACTCGTCTGTCTGATTGTTTTGCATCTCAACAACACCAGTTTGAGGATAATTAGAgttttagatgttgatgtttgtttgaaaatgtttagtttgaggtcaccatcatggagatcagtgtttgctttagttgggctcttgacccttaactTTTGAGTTTATCAGTAATTGTGTTTACAGAAAACATTTCTGCATTAATAAAGCAGAATATACGTTTGGACCAGAGCTTTCCAGACATAGATTAGCATgactttcatttatttgttgttcatTGGCATTTAGTTCCTGATCTCAAACTATGTTTTGAGTACAGGCACATCTTTTCAGAAATAACGGCCACGACGCAAGCTTAATTTCTGTGGACAGTAAACCCGCCTCCGATTAAACTGGCTTGACGAAAGTTGTTAGCCTGCTGTACTGGGCCTGAGCGCACTATGAGTTTGACTTGTTCAGCGGAAGGACTGCcaatatgtacatttattaTCATTCATTGTTATATATTCACGTAACAACTCACAATGTACAGTGGAGAAGAATACCCCTTCCCTTTTGTCTAAGATGCTTTCAAATGATCCTGTAATCCCCCTGAGGGATACGATTATGCTGCTTTAGAAACACCAGATGACGCCAATCATCAAGTAAATAAGTATCATAAAAGTGATGAAGTACGGTGCAAATATCAGTAAACCCCTTTATCAGCCGTTGTTGCCGTAGCCACCGGTGTTGCAATGGAATGTTCTATTGAGTGTTGCTtcttagtgtatattctttgccttgattagctggttcaggtgtgtttaattggggttggagctaaactctgcaggactgtgaccctccaggaccgagtttggagacCCCTGGCTTGGATGAATGAAGCTTCGGACGTCATTGATCACATGCTTTTGGCTAAACGATCAAGCTCAGCAAGATGAGGTCATCCTAAAGTCTTGCATGTTGCAGtctttgtttataatattcacTTCTCTTTATTCTGATCTGTGGTTCAGGTGATTTCAATTTTATATTATGGGATGGGTTTTATTCCTTTTGCTGTTAGCCTATATTATTAGCATATATGTGTGTTGTTTGTCACTGGCTTTGATTATATTGCCCCTTAGCCTCTTCACTGATCTTGTGGAGTTTGTTTCTCTCCTTTTGCAATGAAGTAGACACAAAGGACTAACTTTGatctttgtttttaattataatatgtTCATATTGGAGCCGCACTGTATTTAAAAGGCTTGCACtttaaaaaacttgtgaaaacaATGTAATGTGTAATAATGTGTCCCAACTTGTCCTTTACTGTTTCATCAGTCACTCTTCATCATCTGCCTTTGTTCCCATCGAATGGAAACTGTCTTGGCAAACAACCAATACACATTTGATTCATAAATCATTTTATACAGTTGGCCAAATCAAGCGAGAGGTCACATTTTAACTGACTGTCTGAATGTCTTGTGAGATGGAATAAAAACAGCCCTTGTCTGAGCGTGCAGATTGAGGCTACAGTAAAGTGATGTTAGGCAGATGAAgaaattatctcattaattatTGCACTGTGGATTAGAATCTTTACATGAGAGGGAGAAATGTGTTCTTACTGCAGATGATACATTTGAGCAGTGTTGGTGTGAGACTGAATTTGTACCATTTAAAGGTGGGACGTCCTGTTCTGACACATGGTCACAGGAGCACATGGTGTGAGAAGAAGGCAATattatttgctttagtaatcttatttaaaacgacatgaactgtacataaaaaatGTGCATTAATCCATTAACGCAgactttaatgtcatttaaatgtacattatagtaacaataaaatcaaacttatttgtagaaaaaatagaagaaaaaaattgtaGAAAAAGTGCATTTATTGTGtcagaacaaatacaaaaagttCTTTTGAGTAATAACAAGGCATGTACACTTTTTTCAGTGCATCATGgagatcagtgtttgctttagttgagctcttgacccttgacttttgttGAGGTGCTTCTTTTTCAGCAATTGCAGGTGTTTTCACTGCCAACCCACAattatgttcaaacaccatgaaaaaatgaattttgaataaattgcataaatttatttgttctgttgaacacaaaagaagatacaacaaaaaatactgaTGCAACTTCCTACATAAGTTTAGACCacaagctgaaaaaaaaaaatgaaaaaaaaggcAGACAAGTAATATGGCCTAACATATTAAAAGATCGTTGGACCCAAAAGTGTTGCACAGTGACAACTATGACAGCACTGCTGTACAATATTGTGGTGTTGTTGAGAAGCAAAACAATCAAGCAGACAAGTTTAAGGGTAGTAGAGAAGTTTTATTGAGCATTACAGACAGGTAGAAAAAACATCTGCGTCTTTCATACCTCATCTGTTTTTGCTcattcactaccattaaaaagtttttttaatgcTTAGAAACAGAGTGATAGACACAGAGACATGCATGAAGATGTGCAGAATATACCATAAACTTAAAGAAACTTATTTTTGAACATTATGCTCATTCAAGGTAAATTATGAGAGACAGTGAAGATATTCTCGTTCATTTCAGAGTCTCATAAAGACAGAGGGGTACATTTCTTTTTGCTTAAGGTGAACTTGTGCTTCTCTTCAAAAAGgtacataacttttttttttctgattttactCAAATATAATTAGAGattgtaagattttttaaagcaCAACAAGCAATGATTGTTTTAAAGTACATGTAGAAATTTTCATATTCACAGCTGTGCTTCATTGACAGAGTTTGCTCTTAAACTTTTCATGTTTACAGAACATGCGAAGAACTAAAACCGCTGCACATTAAACTCTAACTGAGGTCaggtatttattattatattatatttatttttgacttCATGATTGACTCACTGATTTCTGtacttgaaaaacaaaaaaagacagaaaaggAGATTTAAAGAAATGATCAGCAAGACATTGTGAAGCTCTGAGGTTCTTTTCAGCCTGTCATGGTTCATAATGTACAGGCCAGCCTCTATCACACAGCAACACAATCTTTCTAGTGTAACTCCTCCCAGAATATTGACAGTTTGGATAATACGTCCCACCACTTGATGTACACTTGACTACAAAAAATGGTTGGTTGCTCTCAAACAGGTCCCCACCCTGTGGAGTTCCTCCTCTGCCACAAACTTCATTAATTTGATGTTCATTTGCTGCTATGAAGGAGTTGACAGGTTTGCACTGACGACCATTTACATTGATGCGTCTGCTTTTGATTACTCTGGTACACATATCTTCAGTCATATATGGATCCACATGCTGATTGCGGAATTTTTCATAGCGTTGCCTTATATCTGCTGGTTGTCCGTGAGTGAAGGATGAAACACTCAAGATCAGCAGCAGAATCACAGCAGACTGATGAATCTCCATGACCTGTGAACAATACATACATTAAAACACCTTTACTGACATTTGACCAGAGGTGGGTAATCCAGGGGCCAGAGAggaaaagtcctgccatatttttattccacccactgaagcattaatgagataattaagtgattaattgagtgatgattgagcattattgaagacacctgatgataacaagcagaatcaccaaaggagaaattcacaatttttaagttaccatcatcgaggtcagggtttgttttagttgagctcttgaccattgactttttaatattagattttgtttgggcagttttaactgcattaaaaccaactaAACAAGCAAAgtgaaaagatgatcaggtgttgttggtatgttttcacataatcattatttgacctgaatcaccgaactcatttagagcccaatctctgagttagatttacattattgattacagcagaactgtgattctacagcacaagatcagctgtatcaacatatatatttttttaaagttgtgtttaaaaaaattcatttagACACACAGAgatcaagaatcatcctgtgaatctcaacagtggtggcca
The nucleotide sequence above comes from Chanodichthys erythropterus isolate Z2021 chromosome 10, ASM2448905v1, whole genome shotgun sequence. Encoded proteins:
- the LOC137029267 gene encoding ribonuclease-like 3 — encoded protein: MEIHQSAVILLLILSVSSFTHGQPADIRQRYEKFRNQHVDPYMTEDMCTRVIKSRRINVNGRQCKPVNSFIAANEHQINEVCGRGGTPQGGDLFESNQPFFVVKCTSSGGTYYPNCQYSGRSYTRKIVLLCDRGWPVHYEP
- the LOC137029265 gene encoding ribonuclease-like 3 — translated: MEIHQSAVILLLILSVSSFTHGQPDNIKPRYIKFLNQHYGPSMTEQKCTSEIRKRDITGNDDGCKPVNTFIQANSNDIRAVCGRGGTPQGGNLFKSNQPFPVITCNLQSGQRPPRCEYRGKRSTRYIVLGCAEGWPVHYEEGIPDTKKTG
- the LOC137029266 gene encoding ribonuclease-like 3 — encoded protein: MEIHQSAVILLLIFSVSSFTHGQPPAHIKPRYEKFLKQHYNPDMTVQKCDTVIRANRDFIHSETENGCKKINSFIQANSNDIKAVCGRAGKPYHNMVASTKPFSVVTCKLHSGDTHPNCKYRGVRDTRYIVLACEHGWPVHYDEGIYKPNGS